In a single window of the Prosthecobacter sp. SYSU 5D2 genome:
- a CDS encoding amidohydrolase, whose product MKHAIWALAGCMGLAANSLLAAPQEILVNGRIVTLEGDRVVQAMAVTDGRITATGTDEEVRKLAGAETQVVDLGGKMVLPGFIETHCHSMGASKAALEGDYQELSSIAEVQTWIREQAAQHPAGTWIEVPRNEITRFKERRFPTPEELDAATTEHPVIFVSVTKTVLNSAGWKALGVTGPDSQVSGGEVVFENGRPVLMRGGQAALRALQPMKTAPSPEAVRAKLKELHQVYNSVGITTIFERATDRAGHDLFCELAAKGELTTRMRGTFRFSAQKAADVESYLKKLGLKPGEGDDMVRATCLKITVDGGIHWGTTWLSEPHGEKRTAFYRNTDPAYGGQRNYTPEQMREIFGTVNRLGWPMSAHVTGDGGAMEVLRAVEAVANEQPDMLQRRFNLIHCYFPDKAMVALAKKLNAGVDTQGYLYYRDSDFIAKIYGQSWVDRFLGLAAWAEGGVPVATNSDHMIGFDPDQAMNSFNPFLMLYIAVSRKNDLGEIHGAHQKLSRLDALRAVTQWGAWLSFDEDKLGSLEPGKLADYVVIDRDYLTCPEEEIREIQAVRTVLGGRTVWERR is encoded by the coding sequence ATGAAACACGCGATTTGGGCATTGGCAGGGTGCATGGGTCTGGCAGCGAACAGTCTGCTGGCCGCACCGCAGGAGATTCTGGTCAACGGGCGCATTGTGACCCTGGAAGGTGACCGGGTGGTGCAGGCTATGGCGGTGACGGATGGCCGCATCACCGCCACGGGCACGGATGAGGAGGTGCGCAAGCTGGCGGGCGCGGAGACCCAGGTGGTGGACCTCGGGGGCAAGATGGTGCTGCCGGGTTTCATCGAGACCCACTGCCACAGCATGGGTGCCTCCAAGGCGGCGCTGGAAGGCGATTACCAGGAGCTGTCCAGCATCGCGGAAGTGCAGACATGGATACGTGAACAGGCGGCGCAGCATCCCGCTGGAACCTGGATCGAGGTGCCGCGCAATGAGATCACCCGGTTCAAAGAGCGCCGTTTTCCCACGCCGGAGGAGCTGGATGCGGCCACCACGGAACATCCGGTCATTTTCGTATCGGTGACGAAAACGGTGCTCAATTCGGCAGGATGGAAGGCGCTGGGCGTGACCGGACCGGACAGCCAGGTCAGCGGTGGCGAGGTGGTCTTTGAAAACGGCCGGCCGGTGCTCATGCGCGGCGGTCAGGCGGCACTTCGCGCTTTGCAGCCGATGAAGACGGCTCCGTCACCGGAGGCTGTAAGGGCTAAATTGAAGGAGCTGCATCAGGTTTATAATTCGGTGGGCATCACCACGATTTTCGAACGCGCCACGGACCGCGCTGGGCATGACTTGTTTTGCGAGCTTGCGGCTAAAGGCGAGCTGACCACGCGCATGCGTGGCACGTTCCGTTTTTCAGCGCAGAAGGCGGCTGATGTGGAGAGCTATCTGAAAAAGCTGGGGCTGAAACCGGGCGAAGGCGATGACATGGTGCGGGCCACCTGCCTGAAGATCACCGTGGATGGGGGCATCCACTGGGGCACCACCTGGCTGAGCGAGCCGCATGGTGAAAAACGTACGGCGTTTTATCGCAACACGGACCCTGCTTATGGAGGCCAGCGCAACTACACGCCGGAGCAGATGCGGGAGATCTTTGGCACGGTGAACCGGCTCGGCTGGCCGATGAGTGCGCACGTCACCGGCGATGGCGGGGCCATGGAGGTGCTGCGGGCGGTGGAGGCTGTGGCCAATGAGCAGCCGGACATGCTGCAGCGCCGCTTTAATCTCATTCATTGTTATTTTCCGGATAAGGCGATGGTGGCCCTGGCCAAGAAGCTCAACGCTGGCGTGGATACCCAGGGGTATCTTTATTACCGCGATTCCGATTTCATCGCCAAGATCTACGGGCAGTCCTGGGTGGACCGTTTTCTGGGTCTCGCTGCCTGGGCCGAAGGCGGGGTTCCGGTGGCCACGAACAGCGATCACATGATCGGGTTTGATCCTGACCAGGCGATGAACAGCTTCAATCCTTTCCTGATGTTGTACATTGCGGTCAGCCGGAAGAATGATCTGGGCGAGATCCATGGTGCTCATCAAAAACTCAGCCGCCTGGATGCGCTGCGTGCGGTGACGCAATGGGGGGCTTGGCTAAGCTTTGATGAAGACAAGCTGGGCAGCCTGGAGCCTGGCAAGCTGGCGGATTATGTGGTCATTGACCGCGACTACCTGACCTGCCCGGAGGAGGAGATCCGCGAGATCCAGGCCGTTCGCACTGTCCTCGGCGGGCGCACGGTTTGGGAGCGGCGCTGA